The Porites lutea chromosome 4, jaPorLute2.1, whole genome shotgun sequence genome contains a region encoding:
- the LOC140934113 gene encoding melatonin receptor type 1A-like encodes MGASLDEYPQLIVELSGRSTPVKITEAAILVCLILLAFVGNVLVCIAVFKKGHLRTIPNMFITNLAVSDILMAIVCMPISLHVLISGKWPFSSSVCDMHGFFIFTFAIVSQVNMSVIAVNRYFALCRPFQCKAIFTKINVLSMIAILWILPSVASVPPLVGWGYYAFHPGKALCIYPFHVNLIYAVIVEILFIAFPMGLIVFSYTRCLLAIKSSNRQMREMSDDPSSVGQESRKAREVRATWTMLFSTLGFSMCWLPVSVIDFIETFGAGRNLPRHMFIFYGFLIFLSSTMNPFVYCLSNRDFRKAFREVIPFGIKRNEIMEGDGCHTARKAPLFNHWTNKHANKREA; translated from the coding sequence ATGGGTGCTTCATTGGACGAATACCCACAATTGATCGTGGAGCTGTCTGGCCGCAGTACTCCAGTAAAGATAACAGAAGCAGCAATCCTCGTTTGTCTCATTCTTTTAGCCTTTGTAGGCAATGTTTTGGTGTGCATCGCTGTCTTCAAAAAAGGTCATCTCCGCACGATTCCAAACATGTTTATAACGAATTTAGCAGTGAGTGATATTCTGATGGCCATCGTGTGCATGCCTATTTCTTTACATGTACTAATTTCTGGCAAATGGCCATTTAGCTCGTCAGTGTGCGATATGCATggctttttcatttttacttttgCCATTGTCTCTCAAGTCAACATGTCCGTCATCGCCGTAAACCGTTATTTCGCCCTTTGTCGTCCATTTCAATGTAAAGCCATTTTTACCAAGATAAATGTTCTCTCCATGATCGCGATTCTTTGGATCTTACCAAGCGTTGCAAGCGTCCCACCTCTGGTTGGCTGGGGATATTACGCCTTTCACCCTGGCAAAGCGTTGTGTATCTACCCGTTCCACGTTAATTTGATCTACGCGGTGATCGTTGAAATTCTCTTTATCGCATTCCCAATGGGACTCATCGTGTTCAGCTACACGAGGTGCCTCCTTGCCATCAAATCAAGCAATCGTCAAATGAGGGAAATGTCTGACGACCCAAGTTCTGTTGGTCAAGAGTCCAGAAAAGCGCGCGAAGTTCGCGCCACCTGGACAATGCTGTTTTCCACTCTGGGTTTCAGTATGTGTTGGTTACCAGTATCTGTCATTGACTTCATAGAAACGTTCGGGGCAGGCAGGAATTTACCACGCCAtatgttcattttttatggttTCCTCATCTTCTTATCAAGCACGATGAATCCGTTCGTCTATTGCTTGTCAAACCGCGACTTCAGAAAAGCATTCCGGGAAGTGATTCCTTTTGGaattaaaaggaatgaaataatggAGGGAGACGGTTGTCACACAGCACGCAAAGCACCGCTGTTCAATCACTGGACTAACAAACATGCAAACAAACGTGAAGCATAA